A single Cucumis melo cultivar AY chromosome 4, USDA_Cmelo_AY_1.0, whole genome shotgun sequence DNA region contains:
- the LOC103487161 gene encoding beta-glucosidase 11-like isoform X1: MGINIIIIIIISLLPLFLLISILGGTDGVDNRCDFPSDFIFGSGTTAFQVEGAAKEDGRTPSIWDTFVQSGQQTGDTDVGCNQYHKYKEDVKLMADVGLEAYRFSISWSRLIPNGRGPLNPKGLEYYNNLINELLLHGIQPHITLYNYDLPQALEDEYGGWISPKIVEDFSAYAEVCFREFGDRVLYWTTVNEPNVFVLGGYDLGFLPPERCSFPFGRNKNCSKGNSTTEPYLAMHHSLLAHASAADLYRTKFKKDKQHGHIGISIYGISLAPSTNSKEDVHVAQIAKQFFYDWVLHPLMTGDYSNLMKKIVGSKLPIFTKDEANLVKGSYDFIGITYYGDMSCKYMPNNWSVEYRDVYADLQIQMGFLSITERSLTSAKSLKGVLQYLMQEFGNPPVIIYENGFETERNSSLQDVARVKYMMEHIQVVFDALRNGSNMNGYFTWSFIDVFELLTGYKTSYGLFYVDLDDPNRKRYSKFSAKWYSNFLKGKTSTSLDSDAATKLLFYS; encoded by the exons ATGGGTAtcaacatcatcatcatcatcatcatcagtTTGTTGCCTCTGTTCTTGCTGATATCCATTTTAGGAGGCACTGATGGTGTTGATAATAGATGCGATTTTCCATCTGATTTTATCTTTGGTTCTGGCACTACTGCTTTTCAG GTGGAAGGGGCAGCCAAGGAAGATGGAAGGACTCCTAGCATTTGGGATACTTTTGTTCAATCTG GACAACAGACAGGAGACACCGACGTGGGATGCAATCAATATCATAAATACAAG GAAGATGTGAAGCTTATGGCAGATGTGGGACTTGAAGCTTATAGATTTTCCATCTCATGGTCAAGACTCATTCCAA ATGGAAGAGGGCCTTTGAACCCAAAAGGCTTGGAGTACTACAACAATCTCATCAATGAGCTACTTCTTCATG GCATCCAACCACATATCACATTATACAATTATGATCTTCCACAAGCacttgaagatgaatatggagGATGGATTAGTCCAAAGATTGT AGAAGATTTCAGTGCATATGCAGAAGTTTGCTTTAGAGAATTTGGAGATAGGGTGTTGTATTGGACAACAGTGAATGAGCCCAATGTGTTTGTACTTGGAGGTTATGATTTGGGATTTTTGCCACCAGAAAGATGTTCATTTCCATTTGGGCGAAACAAAAATTGCTCCAAAGGAAACTCTACAACTGAGCCATACTTAGCTATGCATCATAGTTTACTAGCACATGCATCAGCTGCAGATTTGTATAGAACAAAGTTCAAGAAG GACAAACAACATGGACATATAGGAATCAGCATCTATGGAATTTCACTTGCTCCTTCTACCAATTCAAAAGAAGATGTACACGTTGCTCAAATAGCCAAACAATTCTTCTATGATTG GGTCCTCCATCCATTGATGACTGGAGATTATTCTAATTTGATGAAGAAAATAGTAGGCTCAAAACTCCCAATTTTTACAAAGGATGAAGCCAACTTAGTGAAAGGCTCTTATGACTTTATAGGGATCACATATTATGGAGACATGTCATGCAAATACATGCCTAACAATTGGAGCGTAGAATATAGAGATGTCTATGCTGATTTACAAATACAAATGG GATTTCTATCTATAACAGAAAGATCTTTAACGTCAGCTAAG AGCCTGAAAGGAGTGCTCCAGTATTTAATGCAAGAGTTTGGCAACCCTCCTGTCATTATCTATGAAAATG GTTTTGAAACTGAGAGGAATTCATCGTTGCAAGATGTGGCAAGAGTGAAATACATGATGGAACATATTCAAGTAGTTTTCGATGCATTGAG GAATGGATCAAATATGAATGGATATTTTACATGGTCATTTATTGATGTGTTCGAGTTATTGACCGGCTACAAAACAAGTTACGGATTATTCTACGTAGATCTGGATGATCCTAATCGAAAAAGATATTCCAAGTTCTCTGCAAAGTGGTATTCCAACTTTTTAAAAGGGAAAACTTCTACTAGTTTAGATTCTGATGCGGCTACGAAGCTCTTGTTTTATTCTTAG
- the LOC103487161 gene encoding beta-glucosidase 11-like isoform X2 has translation MGIDTTIIIGLLPFLFLLISILGGTNGVDNRYDFPSDFIFGSGTTAFQVEGAAKEDGRTPSIWDTFVQSGQQTGDTDVGCNQYHKYKEDVKLMADVGLEAYRFSISWSRLIPNGRGPLNPKGLEYYNNLINELLLHGIQPHITLYNYDLPQALEDEYGGWISPKIVEDFSAYAEVCFREFGDRVLYWTTVNEPNVFVLGGYDLGFLPPERCSFPFGRNKNCSKGNSTTEPYLAMHHSLLAHASAADLYRTKFKKDKQHGHIGISIYGISLAPSTNSKEDVHVAQIAKQFFYDWVLHPLMTGDYSNLMKKIVGSKLPIFTKDEANLVKGSYDFIGITYYGDMSCKYMPNNWSVEYRDVYADLQIQMGFLSITERSLTSAKSLKGVLQYLMQEFGNPPVIIYENGFETERNSSLQDVARVKYMMEHIQVVFDALRNGSNMNGYFTWSFIDVFELLTGYKTSYGLFYVDLDDPNRKRYSKFSAKWYSNFLKGKTSTSLDSDAATKLLFYS, from the exons GTGGAAGGGGCAGCCAAGGAAGATGGAAGGACTCCTAGCATTTGGGATACTTTTGTTCAATCTG GACAACAGACAGGAGACACCGACGTGGGATGCAATCAATATCATAAATACAAG GAAGATGTGAAGCTTATGGCAGATGTGGGACTTGAAGCTTATAGATTTTCCATCTCATGGTCAAGACTCATTCCAA ATGGAAGAGGGCCTTTGAACCCAAAAGGCTTGGAGTACTACAACAATCTCATCAATGAGCTACTTCTTCATG GCATCCAACCACATATCACATTATACAATTATGATCTTCCACAAGCacttgaagatgaatatggagGATGGATTAGTCCAAAGATTGT AGAAGATTTCAGTGCATATGCAGAAGTTTGCTTTAGAGAATTTGGAGATAGGGTGTTGTATTGGACAACAGTGAATGAGCCCAATGTGTTTGTACTTGGAGGTTATGATTTGGGATTTTTGCCACCAGAAAGATGTTCATTTCCATTTGGGCGAAACAAAAATTGCTCCAAAGGAAACTCTACAACTGAGCCATACTTAGCTATGCATCATAGTTTACTAGCACATGCATCAGCTGCAGATTTGTATAGAACAAAGTTCAAGAAG GACAAACAACATGGACATATAGGAATCAGCATCTATGGAATTTCACTTGCTCCTTCTACCAATTCAAAAGAAGATGTACACGTTGCTCAAATAGCCAAACAATTCTTCTATGATTG GGTCCTCCATCCATTGATGACTGGAGATTATTCTAATTTGATGAAGAAAATAGTAGGCTCAAAACTCCCAATTTTTACAAAGGATGAAGCCAACTTAGTGAAAGGCTCTTATGACTTTATAGGGATCACATATTATGGAGACATGTCATGCAAATACATGCCTAACAATTGGAGCGTAGAATATAGAGATGTCTATGCTGATTTACAAATACAAATGG GATTTCTATCTATAACAGAAAGATCTTTAACGTCAGCTAAG AGCCTGAAAGGAGTGCTCCAGTATTTAATGCAAGAGTTTGGCAACCCTCCTGTCATTATCTATGAAAATG GTTTTGAAACTGAGAGGAATTCATCGTTGCAAGATGTGGCAAGAGTGAAATACATGATGGAACATATTCAAGTAGTTTTCGATGCATTGAG GAATGGATCAAATATGAATGGATATTTTACATGGTCATTTATTGATGTGTTCGAGTTATTGACCGGCTACAAAACAAGTTACGGATTATTCTACGTAGATCTGGATGATCCTAATCGAAAAAGATATTCCAAGTTCTCTGCAAAGTGGTATTCCAACTTTTTAAAAGGGAAAACTTCTACTAGTTTAGATTCTGATGCGGCTACGAAGCTCTTGTTTTATTCTTAG
- the LOC103487161 gene encoding beta-glucosidase 11-like isoform X9, whose product MADVGLEAYRFSISWSRLIPNGRGPLNPKGLEYYNNLINELLLHGIQPHITLYNYDLPQALEDEYGGWISPKIVEDFSAYAEVCFREFGDRVLYWTTVNEPNVFVLGGYDLGFLPPERCSFPFGRNKNCSKGNSTTEPYLAMHHSLLAHASAADLYRTKFKKDKQHGHIGISIYGISLAPSTNSKEDVHVAQIAKQFFYDWVLHPLMTGDYSNLMKKIVGSKLPIFTKDEANLVKGSYDFIGITYYGDMSCKYMPNNWSVEYRDVYADLQIQMGFLSITERSLTSAKSLKGVLQYLMQEFGNPPVIIYENGFETERNSSLQDVARVKYMMEHIQVVFDALRNGSNMNGYFTWSFIDVFELLTGYKTSYGLFYVDLDDPNRKRYSKFSAKWYSNFLKGKTSTSLDSDAATKLLFYS is encoded by the exons ATGGCAGATGTGGGACTTGAAGCTTATAGATTTTCCATCTCATGGTCAAGACTCATTCCAA ATGGAAGAGGGCCTTTGAACCCAAAAGGCTTGGAGTACTACAACAATCTCATCAATGAGCTACTTCTTCATG GCATCCAACCACATATCACATTATACAATTATGATCTTCCACAAGCacttgaagatgaatatggagGATGGATTAGTCCAAAGATTGT AGAAGATTTCAGTGCATATGCAGAAGTTTGCTTTAGAGAATTTGGAGATAGGGTGTTGTATTGGACAACAGTGAATGAGCCCAATGTGTTTGTACTTGGAGGTTATGATTTGGGATTTTTGCCACCAGAAAGATGTTCATTTCCATTTGGGCGAAACAAAAATTGCTCCAAAGGAAACTCTACAACTGAGCCATACTTAGCTATGCATCATAGTTTACTAGCACATGCATCAGCTGCAGATTTGTATAGAACAAAGTTCAAGAAG GACAAACAACATGGACATATAGGAATCAGCATCTATGGAATTTCACTTGCTCCTTCTACCAATTCAAAAGAAGATGTACACGTTGCTCAAATAGCCAAACAATTCTTCTATGATTG GGTCCTCCATCCATTGATGACTGGAGATTATTCTAATTTGATGAAGAAAATAGTAGGCTCAAAACTCCCAATTTTTACAAAGGATGAAGCCAACTTAGTGAAAGGCTCTTATGACTTTATAGGGATCACATATTATGGAGACATGTCATGCAAATACATGCCTAACAATTGGAGCGTAGAATATAGAGATGTCTATGCTGATTTACAAATACAAATGG GATTTCTATCTATAACAGAAAGATCTTTAACGTCAGCTAAG AGCCTGAAAGGAGTGCTCCAGTATTTAATGCAAGAGTTTGGCAACCCTCCTGTCATTATCTATGAAAATG GTTTTGAAACTGAGAGGAATTCATCGTTGCAAGATGTGGCAAGAGTGAAATACATGATGGAACATATTCAAGTAGTTTTCGATGCATTGAG GAATGGATCAAATATGAATGGATATTTTACATGGTCATTTATTGATGTGTTCGAGTTATTGACCGGCTACAAAACAAGTTACGGATTATTCTACGTAGATCTGGATGATCCTAATCGAAAAAGATATTCCAAGTTCTCTGCAAAGTGGTATTCCAACTTTTTAAAAGGGAAAACTTCTACTAGTTTAGATTCTGATGCGGCTACGAAGCTCTTGTTTTATTCTTAG
- the LOC103486813 gene encoding protein N-terminal glutamine amidohydrolase isoform X1, with protein MASKTSTVESSDLDVSQFRRTPFYCEENVYFLCKKLCTNRLADAGGADLFVVFISNEKKQIPLWHQKASKRADGLVLWDYHVICIQRKIEGEFPFLVWDLDSALPLPLPLGSYVSQAIRPSFQISPEYQRLFRIIHAPILFRHFASDRRHMKDSNGNWMAKPPDYEAIVAEDGTMHNLYEYIEIKTDDVYSNKTIDVKDAVFSRKLGAVANDLEEFFTQIL; from the exons ATGGCTTCAAAAACATCAACTGTAGAATCGAGTGATTTGGATGTTTCTCAGTTCCGTCGTACTCCTTTCTACTG TGAGGAGAATGTTTATTTTCTATGCAAGAAATTATGTACAAACAGATTGGCTGATGCAGGGGGAGCTGATCTTTTTGTTGTTTTCATTTCTAATGAGAAGAAGCAG ATTCCCCTTTGGCATCAGAAAGCCAGCAAAAGAGCAGATGGTCTTGTTTTGTGGGATTACCATGTCATTTGCATTCAG AGAAAGATAGAAGGTGAATTTCCTTTTTTAGTGTGGGATTTAGACTCAGCTCTTCCTTTACCTCTCCCTCTGGGTAGCTATGTGTCACAAGCTATCAGGCCGTCATTTCAAATCTCCCCTGAGTATCAAAG GCTTTTCAGAATCATTCATGCTCCAATACTTTTTCGTCACTTTGCATCTGATAGAAGGCACATGAAAGATTCCAATGGAAATTGGATGGCTAAACCTCCTGACTATGAAGCCATTGTTGCCGAAG ACGGAACTATGCACAACCTATATGAGTATATAGAAATCAAGACAGACGATGTTTATTCGAACAAGACCATTGATGTGAAAGATGCAGTTTTTTCTCGAAAACTTGGAGCGGTTGCAAATGATTTAGAGGAGTTTTTCACTCAAATTCTTTAA
- the LOC103486813 gene encoding protein N-terminal glutamine amidohydrolase isoform X2 has translation MFLSSVVLLSTVRRMFIFYARNYVQTDWLMQGELIFLLFSFLMRRSRHIPLWHQKASKRADGLVLWDYHVICIQRKIEGEFPFLVWDLDSALPLPLPLGSYVSQAIRPSFQISPEYQRLFRIIHAPILFRHFASDRRHMKDSNGNWMAKPPDYEAIVAEDGTMHNLYEYIEIKTDDVYSNKTIDVKDAVFSRKLGAVANDLEEFFTQIL, from the exons ATGTTTCTCAGTTCCGTCGTACTCCTTTCTACTG TGAGGAGAATGTTTATTTTCTATGCAAGAAATTATGTACAAACAGATTGGCTGATGCAGGGGGAGCTGATCTTTTTGTTGTTTTCATTTCTAATGAGAAGAAGCAGGCAC ATTCCCCTTTGGCATCAGAAAGCCAGCAAAAGAGCAGATGGTCTTGTTTTGTGGGATTACCATGTCATTTGCATTCAG AGAAAGATAGAAGGTGAATTTCCTTTTTTAGTGTGGGATTTAGACTCAGCTCTTCCTTTACCTCTCCCTCTGGGTAGCTATGTGTCACAAGCTATCAGGCCGTCATTTCAAATCTCCCCTGAGTATCAAAG GCTTTTCAGAATCATTCATGCTCCAATACTTTTTCGTCACTTTGCATCTGATAGAAGGCACATGAAAGATTCCAATGGAAATTGGATGGCTAAACCTCCTGACTATGAAGCCATTGTTGCCGAAG ACGGAACTATGCACAACCTATATGAGTATATAGAAATCAAGACAGACGATGTTTATTCGAACAAGACCATTGATGTGAAAGATGCAGTTTTTTCTCGAAAACTTGGAGCGGTTGCAAATGATTTAGAGGAGTTTTTCACTCAAATTCTTTAA
- the LOC103486813 gene encoding protein N-terminal glutamine amidohydrolase isoform X3 produces the protein MFIFYARNYVQTDWLMQGELIFLLFSFLMRRSRHIPLWHQKASKRADGLVLWDYHVICIQRKIEGEFPFLVWDLDSALPLPLPLGSYVSQAIRPSFQISPEYQRLFRIIHAPILFRHFASDRRHMKDSNGNWMAKPPDYEAIVAEDGTMHNLYEYIEIKTDDVYSNKTIDVKDAVFSRKLGAVANDLEEFFTQIL, from the exons ATGTTTATTTTCTATGCAAGAAATTATGTACAAACAGATTGGCTGATGCAGGGGGAGCTGATCTTTTTGTTGTTTTCATTTCTAATGAGAAGAAGCAGGCAC ATTCCCCTTTGGCATCAGAAAGCCAGCAAAAGAGCAGATGGTCTTGTTTTGTGGGATTACCATGTCATTTGCATTCAG AGAAAGATAGAAGGTGAATTTCCTTTTTTAGTGTGGGATTTAGACTCAGCTCTTCCTTTACCTCTCCCTCTGGGTAGCTATGTGTCACAAGCTATCAGGCCGTCATTTCAAATCTCCCCTGAGTATCAAAG GCTTTTCAGAATCATTCATGCTCCAATACTTTTTCGTCACTTTGCATCTGATAGAAGGCACATGAAAGATTCCAATGGAAATTGGATGGCTAAACCTCCTGACTATGAAGCCATTGTTGCCGAAG ACGGAACTATGCACAACCTATATGAGTATATAGAAATCAAGACAGACGATGTTTATTCGAACAAGACCATTGATGTGAAAGATGCAGTTTTTTCTCGAAAACTTGGAGCGGTTGCAAATGATTTAGAGGAGTTTTTCACTCAAATTCTTTAA